In Agelaius phoeniceus isolate bAgePho1 chromosome 16, bAgePho1.hap1, whole genome shotgun sequence, the DNA window ATCCCTTCTGGTCTTTTGGAAAAGGAAACTAAATCAATGATCACCATGGCTGCATGTCCAGCCCCATGAACCTTTATCCTGTCTGATAAACATCAGGTAATAAAGGAGACAAAAACCAACACTGGCAAGAGGGATCATCACATGTGCTGTTGTACAGGCTAACCTTTTCTATAACAATCAAACAATAAAGGAATTGACTGAAAATACTGAACATTCATTAAATTACAAATAGATTGCTTGCTGTAACTTCTGAAATAAAGGATGCAGGAATTATTCAGTCAATACCTGTATTTCTTCTTCTGAAGCTGCCATATCATCGTTTCAGACAATTCAGTGGCATAGATTTCTTCAAAGTGAGGACTCATAACTTTAGTGACTTCTCCATCTCCAGCCCCTAAATCGAGAAGTCTGTGGGATTTCCATTCAGGATTTATTTTAAGCAGTCTTTGAAATTGTTCTGGGGAAAACACAAACATTGAGCCTCTTCCCAGCAGCCTAAAATGTAAAACCAAGAAATTATCAATTTTGTACAAACTTTAATAGGACAGGTAGTGAAGAAATTTAGAATGTGCTTTGGCAGGAACCAGTCATACATAATAGTAGACAAGGTCACTGCTCAGATAAATTTTAAATCCAGTTCAACTTGCCTTGCACTTGTAAGAGATCAAACACAGAGCCACATGCAGTTACAGTGGTTAAGACTCCAGAAGGAATTTGATTAGGTAAGGAAGAGCTCATGGGGTGCAGCTCAAGAAAAtgattgcattaaaaaaaaaaaaaaaaaaaagggggaagagAAAGAGTAGGAAAGATAAAGACTGAATCTTATTTGTCACATCTGCAGATTTGAATCTCTGCTACctaccttaaaaaaacccaacaggatAAAATAACAGAGGAAATAAAATGGCTGCAGACACAGAAGTATGCACAATGAATGAGGAATAGGGTGTGGAACGaggagggaaggcagaaaaCAGATTTAAAGAAAGCACGGGGGTAACACTGCTGGAGGGgcaaaagagattttttaaaattctatgtTACAATGGCTTTTGCTGCTGTCTGCAGATCCTGCATTCAACATGAAAAGCTGGGGAACAGAAAATAGACAACTCATTAAGGAATTGGGTAGAGGTGACAGTTGGATTCCTTCTGGATCAAGTCAATGCCATACCCGCCCATAACTGTTTGAAGACTACACAGTGACACGTTTCAGCTGTCATTGCAGAATTCAATGATGAAACAGTTAGAAGAAcaggcagaggaagaagaaCTGGTCACTAATAGACTGCAGGTAGATAAATACTATTCTTTAAACTCCTGTTGGATAGCAGGTTAAACTTAAAGAcaatgaacaggaaaaaaaaaagcaaacaggaaaaaaggtaaacagagacaaaaagactcaaagaataaaaaaagtgaaaaggaGCTGGCCTAGGAAAGACTGACTACtaaaacccaaagaaacaaaaaggacAGAGTACACAAAGTCACAGAGAAGAAACTAAGCAGGACatcaaatatataaaaataaacacactACATCCAATTTAAGTAGAGCCTGCTTGCAGCACACATGTGTCAGTCCACACTGTATAATTGGCTCATAGCTATTATTCCTAACAGCATTATGAGGTGTTATTCAAAGCCCTGAAGagcctttgaaaaaaaatggaagagaaaggaagaagagaCCAAAGGAACCTTTATATAAAGCTACACATAACTAAGAACACCACAGGGAAGCCCATAAAGTCATCTGAgtagaaaataaggaaaaagacTATTTTTCTAGCCCCAGTAGACAGCTCCTATTTTGTATCAGACTGTGCAGAAGTATGTAGCAGGTGCAGAGGTGGGGATACTGGAGAAATTGGCTAAATGTAactaaatacatttttcataaGGTCAAAGCTGATAAGCTGTTAAACGTGTCTGAATGGGGTAAGGTGAGCAACAAAGAGCCCTGCCTTGCTTGAAAAAAATACTACATCACCCATGAGCAGCCAAACTCCCCTGCAACTGATGCAGTAAGAATAGAAGAATGCTGTTTTATCAACTTGTGTTCTCCTGCTTTGCTGATGGTTCATAAGCCAAATATGCTCCCTCAGAAGTCATCTGTTCCAGGGCAGCTTACACACAAACTGAGGTGGAATTGTTTCAGGGAATAAGAGAAAGGATTAGTCCACATTTGTGTTACCAGGCACAGCACTTGGCCAGCTGTGCAGTGTTTAGAAATGTGCCATGATTTGCCATGGACAGGCAGACACTCTCCAGCAGGAAGAGTTTTAGGTACAGTACAGAACAGTCTGGAAACAGCCACCAGGACAATCACAACAGTAACTGATAAAAAtgtggcagcagggaaagggcaAGGTGGGAGGGGGGAAGAAAGCTGAGGAGAGACAAAGAACACTCTCTTAGAAGAAAATTAACACAAGTAATTGTTATAAAATGCAATTAGAATCCTCTGACTGCCTTGTATTAATTGCAATTACCTCCTATGTCCCCCCATACTGGAAATGGTGTTCATCATTAGGAGGGCTGGGAATGATGAACACAGGAGGGCATTTCACATCTGACAGAGCAGCAAAGGGAAATTACACATTTTGAAAAGCTGGCAGATCAAGGGGTAGGGCTGAACACCTGAAAACTCTAAATCCAAACTGTATTTAGCTTACCCAAGATCAACTTTTCACTTACCCATTGATAGATGTTCTAGACATAAAAAGGCTAAAAATAGAGGACACAAAAGAGTGATAGAGCTGGATAAACAGCCAGCCTGACTTCTCAATGCTGTTGTTTAAGAAGATCTGTGTTCCTTGGTCAAGGTAACTCTGGACAAAAATAGGCTGGAGGGATTCAGACAACTGTTCAGTGTTGCAGACATACCACTAGAGAAAGAGATAAAGGATCATTTTAAAAGTTCAGCAATGTAATCCCAGAAGTAGTCAAAATTAATACATACAAAATTATTACCAATTTCCATAAATACAAAAATTTAGCTTTTCCTACAGTCTTTCCAACAAACTTCAGGGTTAAATTAACTTAGAATTGGAACAAAGTGAGGACTGATTACTCGCTAAGAAATAGTAGGTTTAATTTTTGTCTTAATTATTACCCTGTAGTTGGAAGAGATCTACAAGGTAAATTCCCTAGAAAGCCAACATAGGTCCTCTATGCAAAagttgtattaaaaaaaaaatcacatttctttcTAATTAAGAATATCACTATTATTTTTCACTCTCCTACACTTCCATGGAGTTAGTGCCAGTCCTTCTCATAAAATATCATTGTGTCTATTTTCTACCATTAAGAACTATTCTCTACAGCCAACACCCTCTCATCTCCCCCTTAAATCTTGCAATAATGTTCCTTAATCTGACTGCATGTGCTCATTGTGCAGATAGGGAGCTTTAAGTACCCTAAAGTGAGATGTAGAGTTTGAGCAGAACCTTGTAAAAAACGCACATGGAAGGACAGAAACTGTCAGCTGGGGTAACTCCCCAAAGATTTAACACACATCTGCTCAGACCCTGATCCCATCACGTTTGTTTGCCTTGCTGGGAATGGAACATTCACTGAAGGGAGGCTTACACAGCATTCAGCACAGTGGAACCTGGAATCATCACTGGAATGGGACAGGACTCTTACTGCAGGGTGTGCAgccccccagcagcagaggggagcacacagagccccagggcccCTAGGCCACATTCATAAGCAGGGGCTCCATCAAACACTGGCCCAAAGCAGAGAGGGGAGACCCCAAGGCCCCTCAGGTGAGCAGCAAAGGTGCCTGGTGAGGTTTGAAAACCTCCTGCACAATGATGCATTTCTGGCAGAATCAGGGTCTGCACTGTACTTCCAAACACACTGCTGAGTAGAACAAGGGAGTGATCCTTTCCTCTGAAACACAGActctgagcctggcacagggatccCCAAAACTGCTGATTCACCAGTTTAGGTCTCTTCTcaagctgcagctcagcacttGTTAAATAAATCAGCATAGGAAGGAATCCTTAGTGGCTTCTGAAACACCACTAAAGCAGCAGCTTGTGTACTTTGTCCATTCATTCAGAAGCCAATTCCAAGAGTGTGGCAGAAGCAAATGATCCCAAGGAGctgaggagcaggctgggatgTGTCAGCTCCACTCACAAGGCTGCTGCCTCACTCCACTGAACAGGTCTGCAGTGGCTCAGATGATTTGCCTTTTGCAATGTGTTGCCAGGCTCAACCCAGAAGAAAACCTTCACAAAGCCTTGGGAAACACAGGCTTGGTTCCATAAGCAGCATGACTACACCTGAGCTCATGCAcctcagggctctgcactgAACTCTCACCTGCACTTCCACTGAAAAACAACAGTCCTACAATTCCTGTCTTTAAGACTTCTAAATATTGACATAACCACTGGCAGAAGGATGATGGTGACAACTTAAAAGAAGTTTGTTTCCAAAAATTAGGTGCTGCTCACAGATCTCCAATTTCTTCTTCTCAATATGGTTTAGTGGGTATGGTGGTatttggtcaaaggttggacttgatgatcttggaacTCTTTTTCAACCTTAATGAttcaatgattccatgatctcTCATGGTTAATCTTGCCAATAAGGTTATTGACAAATACCTGTATAACACTGCTGAATAACAGAAATTCTAACACATTATAagagcaaaaaaacccacaaccccccaaaaccccaatgtaaatttcaaatgaaaagaaaaaaaaggtgaaaaccAGCTTAATTCCAGAACTACTTCATCAGAACAGaaactgcttttgttttcctccacATACAACTTATGAAAGGCCACTAGTTATGTGACAAATGTGTGTCAATCTCTTACATATTTTCAGATTGTTGTACTAAGACCTTTGTTATAACAAAAATTACAAACATTGCAATTCTTGCCTAATATTAGTAAAAGGATGAAAAACTACTTTTAGATAATTTACATAAAACTAGTTAAGTCAGTAAAACCACAGAGAGTCAAAGTACCAGCAGTCTGAACACATAACCCTTGCTTACCCCACAAACTCAGTAACCATAAATCTTACTAAATGTATTAAATAATCAATACCTACATTTAAAATCTAGATCAAATAAAATAGAGATGGAGATTATCCACTGCAGACCATCTACCTGTAAATGACACGGGCACCTCCACAACACATTTCCCTGACTTGTCTTTCTACTACAGCTTTTAACAACACAAAAGACtttcagattttctttgttCACCAGAAGGAAGTTCTTCCTGTAAACCTGAATTCTGCTTCTCTTTGTACTTATGTCCTGAATAATCCCAACAGCAGACCACAAGCATTAAATTCCAGGGATACATCCATCCAACAAGGTTCTGGATGTCAGTGCCAGAGCACTAAGAAGGCTGCAGAAATGGATCAGCAAGAAGAATTATGGTCTTCCTTTGTACAGCAGTCCTCAAGTGCTTATACTACATCTTCATTGGCTCGGTTCTGCATATTTAACCTAGATTAAACTGCCAGCTTCCTTCTGCACTAAGACTTTTTATTAGCCCTTCTAACTCCTGTCAGATTTTCAGCAGCATTTCGCCAAAACATAGTGCGGATCTGAAGGCATTCCAAATGAAATCTATCACATAACCATTGCACTGCAAGGGCACGGCCCCTAACTTCTCCACAAGGTACCGACCCATGTGGCCACACTGCCCAAACGCAGCACTAACCTTTTATCGCAGTCGGATCACATTACAACTCATTCCCAGTCTGCCACCTCCTACTGCTCCGAGGCCTCTGTGGGAGTCtcatttcccacttttttttgttttcctctagATGCACCGGTACTAATTCCAAACACCTCTGTGATTACAAAGCCACCCCCGTCACCAGCACCTGCAAACTTCCCTGGAGCGCTCTCACAGGGCTCACCGGACAAACGGGGGTGTGCATTGAAAAAAGCGGGGTGCTCATGGTGCTCATCCACAGCTCGGGGTGCCCATCCAGAGCCCGGGGTGCCCCTCTCCGGGAGCAGCTCCGGCCCCGACCCGCCCCGCTCCGGGTGCCGGGACAGGCGCTGCTCCCCCCGCCGGGCTCTCCGCGACTCCCCCGCGGCGCCCCCCGAGCCCGCAGCCCCGGGAGCGCTCGGCGGCGCGTTCCGCAGGGAGGGCGCACGGCAACTTTCTCACCGCAGGACAGAGCAGTTCCCTCTCTTTGTCtgcgctgccctgcccggcccgctGCCCCCTCAGCCCGCACCGAGCTCCCCGCACCTCCCGCCGATCCCCCCCCGGCGGacccccctcccctgcccggcGGAGCTCCGCGGGGGCGGGGGGTCCCTGAGCCACCCCCGCCGCCCAGCCCAGCACgatgagggaagggaagggaggggcgGGCAGCGCGGCTGTACCTGGTGGTTCTCCCTGGCGCCCGGGGCTGGCTGGCGGTGGCTGCCCATCATATTCACGTAGAGGGACCTGGATAAAGGGCTCCGCAGGTACCGGGCCGGGCCAGCCCACATCGTCCTCCTCAGCACCCACAGGAGCAGGGTGTAGcagcccagccagcacagccacagtcTCATGGGGAAGGGGCGCGATCAGCcccgcgcgccgccgccgcccccccgcTCCATGGCAGCGGCGGCTCCGCTCGGGGCCCGCGCACACGCTCCGGGCGGAACGCGCCGCCGCGGCAGCGGGGCCCGCCCGGACGCCTTCGCTGCGACACGCCGGGGCCTGGCGCGCACACccgctccctccctctccctcgcCAATGGCCGGGTGGGGCCGCGCTGCGTTCGaaccggagcggggccgggcagggtgGGCTGGCGGCGGCTCGGCCGGGCCCCTCAGCCGGGCTCCTCCTTCGtccccgccccgggccggcggGCGGGCAGAGGCCGCCTCGGCGGCGCTGGCGCACGTGCTCGGCACCGCCCTGTCAGCCGCGCGTGCGCAGAGCGGTGCGGGCCAAGCCTCGTTGGTGAGGGGCCCTCAGAGAGCGGGGCCCGGCCCTCAGAACGGGTTTGATGGCTGGGCCCGAGCCTCGCTGGTGAGGGGCCCTCAGAGAGCGGGGTCCAGCCCTCAGAGCGGGTTTGATGGCTGGGCCCGAGCCTCGCTGGTGAGGGGCCCTCAGAGAGCGGGGCCCGGCCCTCAGAGCGGGTTTGATGGCGGGTCCAGCCCCTTCGTGGCCTCGGGAGGGTGGCACTGGCACCTCTGAGATCCTGGCTTTTACCTGGAACCTCCTCTGATCAAGCACTGATCACATCCAACCTTGCCTATCCTGGGAAATCAGCAGAACCAGAGCAATGACAGCATGTTGCCAGAGGATTTTTGTGTGCAGTTCATTTTCACTGATGTTTAACCCCCTTGAGGAAGGTTTTTGACTTGAGAGCTTTAGACAGTTTTCCACTGAAgactgtttgctttttttagggtttttttctctctccaatAGCTAGATGGGCTAGAATGCCTTTTTGGTCTATTTTTATTTGGCTTTGGATTAAGACTCTCCTTTCCATGCCTCTTCTTATTTGTATAGACAGACtagtttattttttccctccaggaaGAAGACAACTTTGTAATCAAAATCCAAAATGACAAAAGATaaatttgctgctttttaaacAGACATCTGCTCACAATATTATAAACCagtaaataaaattacttcagGTTAGTTACGTGTTGTTCACAGGGAAACACATCTTGGTTTTatcacattaaaaaatacagataaTTGATTGCATACCAAATAAATCAAGAAATTTGCTAGCTTTTGTCTTTGCACCGTTAGCACACAACCTAGGTGtgttttaatgggatttttcaaAATTCCTACCCAGTGTTACATTTGTCATTAATATTCTGATGCAGTAGTTGTATActcagcatttttttctcttgacaAGCCATAAAGAAC includes these proteins:
- the METTL9 gene encoding protein-L-histidine N-pros-methyltransferase isoform X2: MRLWLCWLGCYTLLLWVLRRTMWAGPARYLRSPLSRSLYVNMMGSHRQPAPGARENHQWYVCNTEQLSESLQPIFVQSYLDQGTQIFLNNSIEKSGWLFIQLYHSFVSSIFSLFMSRTSINGLLGRGSMFVFSPEQFQRLLKINPEWKSHRLLDLGAGDGEVTKVMSPHFEEIYATELSETMIWQLQKKKYRVLGVNEWQNTGFQYDVISCLNLLDRCDQPLTVLKDIRSVLEPTRGRVILALVLPFHPYVENGGKWEKPSEVLEIKGHTWEEQVNSLPEVFSKAGFAIEAFTRLPYLCEGDMYNDYYVLDDAVFVLKPV
- the METTL9 gene encoding protein-L-histidine N-pros-methyltransferase isoform X1, with product MRLWLCWLGCYTLLLWVLRRTMWAGPARYLRSPLSRSLYVNMMGSHRQPAPGARENHQWYVCNTEQLSESLQPIFVQSYLDQGTQIFLNNSIEKSGWLFIQLYHSFVSSIFSLFMSRTSINGLLGRGSMFVFSPEQFQRLLKINPEWKSHRLLDLGAGDGEVTKVMSPHFEEIYATELSETMIWQLQKKKYRVLGVNEWQNTGFQYDVISCLNLLDRCDQPLTVLKDIRSVLEPTRGRVILALVLPFHPYVENVGGKWEKPSEVLEIKGHTWEEQVNSLPEVFSKAGFAIEAFTRLPYLCEGDMYNDYYVLDDAVFVLKPV